A portion of the Gossypium arboreum isolate Shixiya-1 chromosome 8, ASM2569848v2, whole genome shotgun sequence genome contains these proteins:
- the LOC108453747 gene encoding uncharacterized protein LOC108453747 yields the protein MAASSRRSSGPVLRSHSPSSRFTSFYASQSHSPSSSSSAFAYSSSGFSSRSTFFNQPRSTSPPRVNLHRNSSSASSVRFSLDNRPISPNRSITTVRRTTEALKNLQSKQTKRTCMCSPTTHPGSFRCSLHKSFNTSHAGTGYAPSNRLNARRSAMTNSLVRIGGVEGDLVKRALSALIRPSSHQQRRREAFHPRPSRLSVMSKAENL from the coding sequence ATGGCGGCTTCTTCTAGAAGGTCTAGTGGTCCGGTTCTCCGATCTCATTCCCCATCTTCCCGGTTTACTTCTTTCTACGCTTCACAGTCACACTCTCCATCTTCTTCTTCCTCCGCTTTTGCCTATTCCAGTTCAGGTTTCTCTTCACGTTCAACTTTCTTCAATCAACCAAGATCTACTTCTCCACCACGTGTTAACCTGCACAGAAACTCTTCATCAGCGTCATCTGTGCGGTTCTCGCTCGACAACCGTCCGATCTCACCGAACCGTTCAATCACCACCGTCCGGAGAACCACTGAGGCGTTGAAGAATTTACAGAGCAAACAGACGAAGCGGACTTGCATGTGTTCACCTACAACGCATCCGGGATCGTTCCGTTGCAGTCTTCATAAGAGCTTCAATACTTCGCATGCCGGGACAGGTTACGCGCCGAGTAATCGGCTTAACGCGCGTAGATCTGCGATGACGAACTCGCTCGTGAGAATCGGTGGTGTCGAAGGAGATCTGGTTAAGAGAGCTTTGTCGGCTTTGATTAGACCTTCCTCTCACCAGCAGCGTCGCCGTGAAGCTTTCCATCCTAGGCCTAGCCGGCTATCCGTGATGTCAAAAGCCGAAAACTTATGA